A stretch of Clostridium formicaceticum DNA encodes these proteins:
- a CDS encoding aldehyde ferredoxin oxidoreductase family protein translates to MNLFPNAKILDVNLSSGEIITRTLPGEIYRLYPGGSALGLYLALQEMEPGIDPLSPENMLVFSVSALTALPISGISRLTVTAKSPLTGTMGDSQAGGFFPVHFKANGWDAAVFRGKSDKPVYLYIDGDKVTLKDASKAWGKITGEAEDVIREEVGDKDIEIAQIGPAGENLVKYACIINMCNRANGRNGMGAVMGSKNLKAVVVKKGKPMKAYDNEKFQALAKSVKERLEENEAVAGLGKYGTDGDLEGFHEEGFLPTNNWTTGHFPEGAKNITGTTMYETILKERDTCYACAVRCKRVVEIPGVVDPLYGGPEYETCATLGSYCGVTSLETVSLANQLCNMYGLDTISCGATISFAMECYEKGLITDKDTDGLVLKFGNNEVVPTIVEKIAKREGLGDLLAEGSYRAAQKIGKEAIPLSMSVKGQELPAHMPQFKPAVGLIYAVNPFGADHQSSEHDVFLVMPEDSRERQRLAQLGVWKGYDNPFVIDEEKVRFALDSQKYFSVLDTLCLCQFVWGPAWELYGPDDMVNLCKYGLGWDTSIYELMLVGERRINMMRYFNAREGFSKADDKLPERIFEPFKDGPSKGVCVDKKAFEEAKELYYALAGWDQETGNPTDTVLKKLSLGWLLEKK, encoded by the coding sequence ATGAATCTGTTTCCTAATGCAAAAATATTAGACGTAAATTTATCGAGTGGAGAAATCATAACAAGAACCCTGCCGGGAGAAATCTATAGACTTTATCCAGGTGGATCCGCACTAGGACTTTATTTAGCGCTACAGGAGATGGAACCCGGAATAGATCCATTATCACCTGAAAATATGCTTGTATTTTCTGTATCAGCCTTAACAGCTTTACCAATTAGCGGTATAAGTAGGTTAACCGTTACGGCAAAAAGTCCTTTAACAGGAACTATGGGAGACAGTCAAGCTGGTGGATTTTTTCCAGTACATTTTAAGGCCAATGGATGGGATGCTGCGGTGTTCCGTGGAAAGTCAGATAAACCGGTGTATTTATATATTGATGGAGATAAGGTGACGTTAAAGGATGCTTCAAAGGCATGGGGCAAAATAACTGGGGAAGCAGAAGACGTGATACGAGAAGAAGTAGGAGACAAGGATATTGAGATTGCTCAAATCGGGCCTGCTGGGGAAAATTTAGTAAAATATGCTTGTATTATTAATATGTGCAATAGAGCCAATGGAAGAAATGGCATGGGAGCAGTAATGGGATCTAAAAACTTGAAGGCTGTGGTTGTGAAAAAAGGCAAGCCTATGAAGGCTTATGATAACGAGAAATTCCAAGCATTGGCGAAAAGTGTTAAGGAAAGATTAGAAGAAAATGAAGCTGTAGCTGGCTTAGGTAAGTATGGAACTGATGGAGATTTAGAGGGCTTCCATGAAGAAGGTTTCTTACCTACCAACAATTGGACAACAGGACATTTCCCAGAGGGTGCAAAGAACATTACCGGCACCACAATGTATGAAACGATTTTAAAGGAAAGAGATACTTGCTATGCATGTGCAGTAAGATGTAAAAGGGTAGTAGAGATTCCAGGTGTGGTAGATCCTCTTTATGGAGGACCAGAATATGAAACCTGTGCCACCCTTGGTTCCTACTGTGGTGTTACCAGCTTAGAGACTGTATCACTAGCAAATCAGCTTTGTAACATGTATGGCCTTGATACAATTTCATGCGGAGCTACCATATCTTTTGCAATGGAATGCTATGAGAAAGGTCTAATTACCGATAAGGATACGGATGGCTTAGTACTGAAGTTTGGTAATAATGAAGTGGTTCCTACTATTGTCGAAAAGATTGCCAAGAGAGAAGGTTTGGGGGATTTATTGGCAGAGGGTAGTTATAGAGCAGCACAAAAAATTGGAAAAGAAGCTATTCCCCTCAGTATGTCTGTAAAAGGACAGGAATTGCCAGCCCATATGCCCCAATTCAAACCTGCTGTTGGCTTGATATATGCTGTAAATCCTTTTGGAGCAGATCATCAATCCAGTGAACATGACGTATTTTTAGTGATGCCAGAGGACAGTAGAGAGAGACAGCGATTGGCTCAGCTAGGTGTGTGGAAGGGTTACGATAATCCTTTTGTGATCGATGAGGAGAAAGTAAGATTTGCATTAGATAGTCAAAAATATTTCTCTGTGTTGGATACTCTTTGTTTATGTCAATTTGTTTGGGGTCCAGCGTGGGAGCTCTATGGCCCAGATGACATGGTAAACCTATGTAAGTATGGGTTAGGATGGGATACCTCCATCTATGAATTAATGCTTGTAGGTGAGAGAAGAATCAATATGATGAGATACTTTAATGCAAGAGAAGGCTTCAGCAAAGCAGATGATAAGTTACCAGAAAGAATTTTTGAGCCTTTCAAGGATGGTCCTTCTAAAGGGGTTTGTGTTGATAAAAAGGCCTTTGAAGAAGCCAAGGAGCTATACTATGCCCTAGCAGGTTGGGATCAGGAAACAGGAAATCCAACAGATACAGTATTGAAAAAGTTATCTTTAGGATGGCTGCTTGAAAAGAAATAA
- a CDS encoding DctP family TRAP transporter solute-binding subunit has protein sequence MKKIVSLIMLVVLTMALLVGCGGNQNAGGNATGEETYTWRFAHEEIDGDVQDLYVKKFKEVIEAKSDGRINIDIYPVGQIGDATQQAELLQKGGIEFAIVSPGNTGTLVPENQLFSLHFLFTDDMDKNAEIFKTSKALNELLSNKYLEKNIKVLAYWTEGAMQWTSNKPVNTPDQWRGMKMRTMPSPMIVAAYQAYGANPTPVPYMEVYSGLQLNMIEGQENPLFAIDQMKFYEVQKYLTLANSNLYVTTTAVNPDFFNGLPADIQDMVLETVEELRDYSFEIQEELNGGALDRIKAQSNIEIVELTDGEREVFRAASKSAYDKYVEMVGAGGKEILETLLEEVKEIESR, from the coding sequence ATGAAAAAGATAGTTTCTTTAATTATGCTTGTAGTATTAACGATGGCATTACTAGTTGGATGTGGAGGTAATCAAAATGCAGGCGGTAATGCTACAGGGGAAGAAACCTACACTTGGAGGTTTGCTCATGAAGAGATCGACGGAGACGTACAGGATTTATATGTGAAGAAGTTTAAAGAAGTAATCGAGGCAAAGTCAGATGGAAGAATTAACATCGATATTTATCCAGTAGGACAAATCGGAGATGCAACGCAACAAGCTGAGCTATTACAAAAGGGGGGGATAGAATTTGCCATCGTATCTCCTGGTAATACAGGAACTTTAGTTCCAGAGAATCAATTATTCTCTTTACATTTCCTTTTCACAGATGATATGGACAAAAACGCAGAAATCTTTAAAACAAGTAAAGCACTTAACGAATTGTTATCTAATAAATATTTAGAAAAGAACATAAAGGTTTTAGCTTACTGGACAGAAGGAGCTATGCAATGGACAAGTAATAAGCCGGTAAACACGCCAGACCAATGGAGAGGTATGAAAATGAGAACCATGCCTTCACCAATGATTGTTGCTGCTTATCAAGCTTATGGTGCTAACCCAACACCGGTTCCATATATGGAGGTTTACAGCGGATTACAGTTAAACATGATAGAAGGTCAAGAGAATCCACTATTTGCAATTGATCAAATGAAGTTTTATGAAGTACAAAAGTATTTAACATTAGCGAATTCAAATCTATATGTAACAACAACTGCTGTCAACCCTGATTTCTTTAATGGATTACCGGCGGATATTCAAGATATGGTTCTAGAGACAGTGGAAGAGCTAAGAGATTATTCCTTTGAAATACAAGAAGAATTGAATGGTGGAGCATTAGATAGAATTAAAGCACAAAGCAATATAGAAATTGTTGAATTAACAGATGGAGAAAGAGAAGTATTTAGAGCTGCAAGTAAATCTGCCTATGATAAATATGTTGAAATGGTAGGGGCTGGCGGCAAGGAAATTTTAGAAACACTTCTAGAGGAAGTAAAAGAAATAGAATCAAGATAA